TCAGTTCCTTGCCCTCGGTCTCGGCGGCCTTGACGCACTCGCCGGCGACCTCGTGGGCGACGCGGAAGGGGACACCCTGCTTGACCAGCCACTCGGCGATGTCGGTGGCGAGGGAGAAGCCGGCCGGGGCCAGCTCTTCCATGCGCTCGCGGTGGACGGTGAGGGTGGCCATCATGCCGGTGAAGGCGGGGAGCAGGACCTCCAGCTGGTCGCAGGAGTCGAAGACCGGCTCCTTGTCCTCCTGGAGGTCGCGGTTGTACGCCAGCGGGAGCGCCTTGAGCGTGGCCAGCAGGCCCGTCAGGTTACCGATCAGGCGGCCGGACTTGCCGCGGGCCAGCTCCGCGATGTCCGGGTTCTTCTTCTGCGGCATGATCGACGAGCCCGTGGAGAACGCGTCGTGCAGGGTCACGAAGGAGAACTCCTTCGTGTTCCAGATGATGACCTCCTCGGCGATCCGGGAGAGGTTCACGCCGATCATCGCGGTGATGAAGGCGAACTCGGCGACGAAGTCACGGGACGCGGTGCCGTCGATGGAGTTGGCGGCCGACCCGTGCTCGAAGCCGAGGTCTTTCGCCACCGCCTCCGGGTCCAGACCGAGGGAGGAGCCCGCCAGGGCGCCCGAGCCGTATGGCGACACGGCCGTCCGCTCGTCCCACTGACGCAGGCGCTCCGCGTCCCGGGACAGGGACTGGACGTGGGCCAGGACGTGGTGGGCGAAGAGCACCGGCTGGGCGTGCTGGAGGTGGGTGCGACCGGGCATCGCGACGTCCGGGTGGGCCTCGGCGAGGCCGACCAGCGCGTCCTGGAGGTCGGCGATCAGGCCGCCGATGATGCGGGCGTGGTCCCGCAGGTACATCCGGAAGAGGGTCGCGACCTGGTCGTTGCGGGAGCGGCCCGCGCGCAGCTTGCCGCCGAGGTCGGGGCCTAGGCGCTCCAGCAGGCCGCGCTCCAGGGCGGTGTGCACGTCCTCGTCGGCGATCGTGCCGACGAACGAACCGTCCGCCACGTCCGCTTCCAGCTGGTCGAGCCCGGCCAGCATCCGCGTCAGCTCTTCCTCTGTGAGAAGGCCCGCCTTGTGCAGCACGCGCGCGTGCGCACGCGAACCGGCGATGTCGTACGGCGCGAGCCGCCAGTCGAAGTGGACGGACGCGGACAGCTTCGCCAGGGCCTCGGCGGGACCGTCGGCGAAACGGCCGCCCCAGAGCCGTACGTCACCGCTGTTGCTGCTCACTTTGCTCTGCTCCTCGGAGAATGGTGAATGTGCGACCGCCTCCCCACCCTTGCAGGTGAGGAGGCGGCTGTCAGGTCGGTACGGGCGAGGCTTACGCCAGGTCCCGCTTGGCCGCGATCTTCGACGACAGGCTGTAGATGTCGATGAAGCCCTTGGCCGCGGCCTGGTCGAAGGTGTCGCCGGTGTCGTACGTGGCGAGGTTGAAGTCGTACAGCGACGACTCGGAGCGGCGGCCGGTGACGACGGCGCGACCGCCGTGCAGGGTCATCCGGATGTCGCCGGAGACGTGCTGGTTGGCCTCGTTGATGAAGCCGTCCAGGGCACGCTTGAGGGGGGAGAACCACTGGCCGTCGTAGACCAGTTCGCCCCAGCGCTGCTCGACCTGCCGCTTGTAGCGGGCCAGTTCGCGCTCGACGGTGACGTTCTCCAGCTCCTGGTGGGCCGTGATCAGGGCGATGGCCCCGGGCGCCTCGTACACCTCACGGGACTTGATGCCCACGAGCCGGTCCTCGACCATGTCGATCCGGCCGATGCCCTGGGCTCCGGCGCGCTCGTTGAGCTGCTGGATCGCCTGCAGGACGGTGACGGGCTTGCCGTCGATGGCGACCGGGACGCCCGCCTTGAAGGTGACGACGACTTCGTCGGGCTCACGCGGGAGCGCCGGGTTCTGCGTGTACTCGTAGACGTCCTCGATCGGGGCGTTCCAGATGTCCTCCAGGAAGCCGGTCTCGACGGCGCGTCCGAAGACGTTCTGGTCGATGGAGTACGGGGACTTCTTGGTAGTGGCGATCGGCAGGCCCTTCTCCTCGCAGAACGCGATCGCCTTGTCCCGGGTCATCGCGTAGTCGCGGACCGGGGCGATGCACTTGAGGTCGGGCGCGAGGGCGACGATGCCCGCCTCGAAGCGGACCTGGTCGTTGCCCTTGCCGGTGCAGCCGTGGGCGACCGTGGTGGCGCCGTGCTTCTGGGCGGCGGCGACGAGGTGCTTGACGATCGTCGGCCGGGAGAGGGCCGAGACCAGCGGATAGCGGTCCATGTAGAGGGCGTTGGCCTTGATCGCCGGGAGGCAGTACTCCTCGGCGAACTCGTCCTTGGCGTCCGCGACCTCGGCCTCGACGGCACCGCACGCGAGGGCGCGCTTGCGGATGACGTCCAGGTCCTCGCCGCCCTGGCCGACGTCGACCGCAACGGCGATGACCTCGGCGCCCGTCTCCTCGGCGATCCAGCCGATGGCGACGGAGGTGTCCAGTCCGCCTGAGTAGGCGAGTACGACGCGCTCGGTCACGGGTTTCTCCTCACAGTGCATTCGCTGACATGCATGAGTATGCAGGACTCTGCATGGTTCGTCAATCTCGGGGGCTCGGGAGGTGAATCACGGATGGATTTGAACGCGGGAAATCGCTTTCCCGTATCTCTCGCCGGACGCAGGCGCCGCGTTTGTCAACAACCGAGCCATTCGGAACACACCGAATCGACCCCCGACCCGAGTGAGGCATCCGCATGTCCAGGGCTCTTCCGAAGTACAACAAGCGACGCGTCGCGTTCATCGGCGGCGCCGCCGCGGTCGTGCTGACCGGCGCGGTGATCGCCCAGTCCGCCCTCGCCGGGGAGACGTCCAAGAGCGGCGACGGCGCCCGGACCCTGGCGGGCCCCGGCACGTTCAGCTGTCCGGACGTCACCTCCGAGCTGCCTGCGATTCCCGCCTCCGCCCAGGCCGAGGTCGACCGCAACCTGGCCCAGCTGCAGACCCAGATCGACGAAGCCAACAAGCGGCTCGTCGACACCGTCGGGCAGGGCGGACCCAACTTCGTGCAGAACGCCATCCTCGGCCCGCTCGAGGACAAGCGCATCGCCGCCCTCAACCGCATCGAGACCGCCATCGGCCGGGCGGCGGCGAAGCCGGAGGGGCTGGAGACGTTCGCCGCCTGCACCCTCAACGCGGGCGGCGGCGCGGGAGCGGGCGAGGAAGCCGGCGCCGGTGGGGAAGCCGGCGCCGGTGGGGAAGCGGGCGCCGGCGAAGAGGCCGGCGCCGGCGAAGAGGTCGAGGCCCCGGCCACCG
This genomic window from Streptomyces sp. DG2A-72 contains:
- the argH gene encoding argininosuccinate lyase, with amino-acid sequence MSSNSGDVRLWGGRFADGPAEALAKLSASVHFDWRLAPYDIAGSRAHARVLHKAGLLTEEELTRMLAGLDQLEADVADGSFVGTIADEDVHTALERGLLERLGPDLGGKLRAGRSRNDQVATLFRMYLRDHARIIGGLIADLQDALVGLAEAHPDVAMPGRTHLQHAQPVLFAHHVLAHVQSLSRDAERLRQWDERTAVSPYGSGALAGSSLGLDPEAVAKDLGFEHGSAANSIDGTASRDFVAEFAFITAMIGVNLSRIAEEVIIWNTKEFSFVTLHDAFSTGSSIMPQKKNPDIAELARGKSGRLIGNLTGLLATLKALPLAYNRDLQEDKEPVFDSCDQLEVLLPAFTGMMATLTVHRERMEELAPAGFSLATDIAEWLVKQGVPFRVAHEVAGECVKAAETEGKELNDLTDEQFAKISAHLTPEVRSVLNVPGALASRNGRGGTAPSAVAVQLAEVKVDVAQQHEWATARQQA
- a CDS encoding argininosuccinate synthase, with the protein product MTERVVLAYSGGLDTSVAIGWIAEETGAEVIAVAVDVGQGGEDLDVIRKRALACGAVEAEVADAKDEFAEEYCLPAIKANALYMDRYPLVSALSRPTIVKHLVAAAQKHGATTVAHGCTGKGNDQVRFEAGIVALAPDLKCIAPVRDYAMTRDKAIAFCEEKGLPIATTKKSPYSIDQNVFGRAVETGFLEDIWNAPIEDVYEYTQNPALPREPDEVVVTFKAGVPVAIDGKPVTVLQAIQQLNERAGAQGIGRIDMVEDRLVGIKSREVYEAPGAIALITAHQELENVTVERELARYKRQVEQRWGELVYDGQWFSPLKRALDGFINEANQHVSGDIRMTLHGGRAVVTGRRSESSLYDFNLATYDTGDTFDQAAAKGFIDIYSLSSKIAAKRDLA